The following are encoded in a window of Lates calcarifer isolate ASB-BC8 linkage group LG20, TLL_Latcal_v3, whole genome shotgun sequence genomic DNA:
- the LOC108900057 gene encoding solute carrier family 35 member F2, producing the protein MEGHAEERLCGKLRVACGFYNYNLRDVFTWRLLKTVVMGQVLSLLICGTAVSCQYLANAEVETPMLQSFLNYALLLLVYTTILATRKGERNIVQILKTKWWKYLVMSLADVEANYTVVKAYQFTTLTSIQLLDCFVIPVLMLLSWFFLKTRYRLVHFLAVMVCLLGVGAMVGADILAGRDQGSTSDVVLGDGLVLLSAVLYAVSNTCQEYTVKNLSRVEFLGMMGLFGTLISGIQLAVLETQAVAAIKWDLRISMLFAVYALCMYALYSFMPVVVKMTSATAVNLSLLTADLFSLFCGLFLFHYKFSALYIISFVVITVGFIMFNAVPTYTALPEDDPADQPAEGSSDHLLAANRDTQRAETITAVAAL; encoded by the exons ATGGAGGGGCATGCAGAGGAGAGACTGTGTGGGAAATTGAGGGTCGCCTGTGGTTTTTACAATTACAACTTGAGGGATGTCTTCACATG GCGTCTGCTGAAGACCGTGGTCATGGGCCAGGTGTTGTCGCTGCTGATCTGTGGGACGGCAGTGAGCTGTCAGTACCTGGCCAACGCCGAGGTGGAGACACCCATGCTGCAGAGTTTCCTCAACTAcgccctgctgctgctcgtCTACACGACCATCCTCGCCACGCGCAAAG GTGAAagaaacattgtacaaattctaaaaacaaaatggtggaAGTATTTGGTGATGAGTCTGGCAGACGTGGAGGCAAACTACACAGTTGTGAAGGCCTACCAGTTTACCACCCTGACAAGCATCCAG ctgctcGACTGCTTTGTGATCCCAGTGCTGATGCTGCTCTCCTGGTTCTTCCTGAAGACTCGCTACCGGCTGGTTCACTTTTTAGCCGTCATGGTGTGTTTGCTGGGGGTCGGGGCCATGGTGGGGGCCGACATTCTGGCCGGGAGAGACCAGGGATCCA cCAGTGATGTTGTGCTGGGCGATGGTTTGGTCCTGCTCAGCGCCGTCCTGTACGCCGTGTCCAACACCTGCCAGGAGTACACGGTGAAGAACCTGAGCCGGGTCGAATTCCTGGGCATGATGGGACTGTTTGGGACTCTGATCAGCGGCATACAGCT agCTGTACTGGAAACTCAGGCAGTAGCAGCAATAAAGTGGGACCTTCGTATTT CCATGCTGTTCGCAGTCTACGCCCTGTGCATGTACGCCCTGTACAGCTTCATGCCCGTGGTCGTGAAGATGACCAGCGCTACAGCGGTCAACCTCTCCCTGCTCACCGCCGACCTCTTCAGCCTCTTCTGCggcctcttcctcttccactACAAA TTTTCAGCTCTCTACATCATCTCGTTTGTCGTCATCACCGTGGGTTTCATCATGTTCAACGCCGTTCCCACGTACACGGCCTTACCTGAGGACGACCCCGCCGATCAGCCGGCTGAGGGCTCCTCCGACCACCTGCTGGCTGCAAACAGAGACACTCAGAGAGCCGAGACAATCACCGCCGTCGCTGCACTATGA